Proteins encoded by one window of Govania unica:
- the nadB gene encoding L-aspartate oxidase, whose product MDQGLEFDVLVIGSGAAGLSLALKLADTVRIAVISKGSISTGSTLWAQGGIAAVLHDKDTVESHVQDTLIAGAGLCNEKTVRFVAEGGRAAIEWLTGEGVPFSHREAPHPDEYHLTMEGGHSHRRIVHAADATGRAVQLTLEARARTHPNIHLFENHMAVDLVTHGTGAARRCIGAYVYDEHADRVELIRTRATVLATGGASRVYLYATNPDGSTGDGIALAWRAGCRVANMEFNQFHPTCLYHPEERTFLISEALRGEGARLMLPDGSYFMQRFDKRADLAPRDIVARAIDHEMKRLGSECVYLDITHQSADFIMGHFPTIYNRCLQLGIDITKEPIPVVPAAHYTCGGVMTDLEARTDLTGLYAVGEVTHTGLHGANRLASNSLLECFVFAAAAARHIEATIDDVPVPPAVNLWDESRVTDSDEEVVVAHNWKELRQFMWDYVGIVRTDKRLERAHHRVELLASEIRDYYTNFRVTKDLLELRNLVVVADLMVRAAMARKESRGLHFTADYPQSQAGVPQDTVLVPTPRGPARGLELNLNLNLLS is encoded by the coding sequence ATGGATCAGGGGCTTGAGTTCGACGTGCTGGTGATCGGCAGCGGGGCGGCGGGACTGTCGCTCGCGCTCAAACTTGCCGACACGGTGCGCATTGCCGTCATTTCCAAGGGCTCCATCAGCACCGGATCGACGCTTTGGGCCCAGGGCGGGATTGCCGCCGTGCTCCATGACAAGGATACGGTCGAATCGCATGTTCAGGATACGCTGATCGCCGGAGCCGGGCTTTGTAACGAAAAGACCGTGCGCTTCGTGGCTGAAGGCGGGCGTGCCGCCATCGAATGGCTGACCGGCGAAGGGGTGCCCTTCAGCCATCGGGAGGCCCCGCATCCGGACGAATATCACCTGACCATGGAGGGCGGTCACAGTCATCGCCGCATTGTCCATGCTGCTGATGCCACCGGCCGCGCGGTCCAGCTGACCCTGGAGGCGCGGGCGCGGACGCATCCGAATATCCATCTTTTTGAAAATCACATGGCGGTCGATCTCGTCACCCATGGGACTGGCGCGGCGCGGCGCTGTATCGGCGCTTATGTCTATGATGAGCATGCCGACCGGGTGGAGCTCATTCGTACTCGTGCCACCGTGCTGGCCACCGGCGGGGCAAGCCGGGTCTATCTCTATGCCACCAACCCTGACGGCTCGACCGGAGACGGCATTGCACTCGCCTGGCGTGCGGGGTGCCGGGTGGCCAATATGGAATTCAACCAGTTCCACCCGACCTGCCTCTATCACCCCGAGGAGCGCACGTTCCTGATATCCGAGGCGTTGCGAGGCGAGGGAGCGCGGCTCATGTTGCCGGACGGCAGCTATTTCATGCAGCGCTTCGACAAGCGGGCCGATCTCGCGCCGCGCGATATCGTCGCCCGCGCCATCGACCATGAAATGAAGCGCCTGGGATCAGAATGCGTCTATCTCGATATCACGCATCAGTCGGCCGATTTTATCATGGGCCATTTCCCGACCATCTATAATCGCTGCCTGCAACTTGGGATCGATATCACCAAGGAACCGATTCCGGTGGTGCCTGCGGCCCATTACACCTGCGGCGGAGTGATGACCGATCTTGAGGCGCGCACCGACCTTACCGGTCTTTATGCCGTGGGGGAGGTGACCCATACCGGGCTTCATGGCGCCAACCGGCTGGCCTCCAATTCGCTTCTGGAATGTTTTGTGTTCGCCGCCGCCGCCGCCCGTCATATCGAGGCGACCATTGATGACGTGCCGGTTCCGCCTGCCGTCAATCTTTGGGATGAAAGCCGGGTGACCGATTCGGACGAGGAAGTGGTGGTGGCCCATAACTGGAAAGAGCTGCGCCAGTTCATGTGGGATTATGTGGGCATCGTGCGCACCGACAAACGGTTGGAGCGGGCGCATCACCGGGTCGAGCTGCTCGCGTCGGAAATTCGCGATTATTATACCAATTTCCGGGTCACCAAGGATCTGCTGGAACTGCGCAATCTCGTGGTTGTGGCCGATCTCATGGTGCGTGCGGCCATGGCCCGGAAGGAAAGCCGCGGCCTCCATTTCACCGCCGATTACCCGCAATCCCAAGCCGGG
- a CDS encoding zinc-finger domain-containing protein — translation MIQEAPETVLVSSHAVSCDGGEGALGHPRVYLNLGSDNRVECPYCDRLYLFDASAPKAA, via the coding sequence ATGATCCAGGAAGCCCCCGAAACAGTCCTTGTCAGCAGTCATGCGGTCTCCTGTGACGGTGGCGAAGGTGCGCTTGGACATCCGCGCGTCTATCTCAATCTCGGCAGCGACAACCGCGTCGAATGCCCCTATTGCGACCGCCTGTATCTGTTCGACGCCTCCGCCCCCAAAGCGGCTTAG
- a CDS encoding ABC transporter ATP-binding protein, with amino-acid sequence MNAENAIEIRGLEKTYAGTKDSEPKQALKGIDLTVRRGAMLGLLGPNGAGKSTCINILAGLVRKTGGTARVWGFDIDENPRNAKAAIGVVPQELYFDAFFTPREMLELQAGLYGVPKSERRTDEILAAVRLSDKADAYARTLSGGMKRRLLVAKAMVHSPPILVLDEPTAGVDIELRQQLWDYVRELNRAGVTIVLTTHYLEEAEKLCDDIAIINNGEVVACEPTAKLLSRIDEKVVVLRLDGDPVGRPLGLDGFRLDYRGGSDVAVHYTPSSGVIGGIMDSVRAAGFSILDVTTEQGDLEDIFLQLTRAA; translated from the coding sequence ATGAACGCTGAAAACGCGATCGAAATCCGGGGACTCGAAAAAACCTATGCCGGGACCAAGGATTCAGAGCCGAAACAGGCCCTGAAAGGCATCGATCTGACCGTGCGGCGGGGGGCTATGCTCGGGCTGCTCGGGCCGAACGGGGCGGGGAAGTCCACCTGCATCAATATTCTGGCGGGGCTTGTGCGCAAGACCGGGGGCACGGCGCGGGTCTGGGGCTTTGATATTGACGAGAATCCGCGCAATGCCAAGGCCGCCATCGGCGTGGTGCCGCAGGAACTTTATTTCGACGCTTTTTTCACCCCGCGCGAGATGCTTGAACTGCAGGCCGGGCTTTACGGGGTGCCGAAGTCTGAACGCCGCACCGATGAAATTCTCGCCGCCGTCCGGCTCAGCGATAAGGCCGACGCCTATGCGCGCACCCTGTCTGGCGGCATGAAGCGGCGTTTGCTTGTGGCCAAGGCCATGGTGCACAGCCCGCCCATTCTGGTGCTTGATGAACCGACGGCGGGGGTCGATATCGAACTCCGCCAGCAGCTTTGGGACTATGTGCGGGAGCTGAACCGGGCTGGCGTCACTATCGTGCTGACCACGCATTATCTTGAAGAAGCCGAAAAGCTCTGTGACGACATCGCCATCATCAACAATGGCGAGGTGGTGGCTTGCGAGCCGACGGCCAAGCTATTGTCGCGAATCGATGAAAAGGTCGTGGTGCTGAGGCTGGATGGCGACCCCGTGGGGCGGCCGCTTGGGCTTGACGGGTTCCGGCTCGATTATCGCGGCGGCAGTGATGTGGCGGTGCATTACACCCCATCGAGCGGCGTGATCGGGGGCATCATGGACAGCGTGCGCGCGGCCGGGTTCAGCATTCTCGATGTGACCACCGAACAGGGCGATCTTGAGGATATTTTCCTGCAATTGACCCGTGCTGCCTGA
- the polA gene encoding DNA polymerase I: MSAQDPRHLYLVDGSSFIFRAYHGLPPLTRPDGTPVNAVYGFATMLYKLLEDSKEADRPSHFAVILDKGSQTFRNGLYPDYKANRSAPPDDLIPQFPIVREAVQAFNLPMIELAGFEADDIIATYATEARKQGFDVTIVSSDKDLMQLIGPGVSMFDSMKNKRLGPTDVFEKFGVPPEKVVDVQALAGDSVDNIPGVPGIGVKTAAQLITEYGSLEELLARAGEIKQPKRRESLLANADLARISLQLVTLKTNMTDIPPLAELAVREIEAGPLLAFLDAQGFKALKAKFATHLGSGAHDHPSEENGAVPAEIRYETVTDLAILDDWIARAQSAGTLSLRTKTTTLNTMRSELVGISLAVEPGQACYIPVGHNNGSAGGGFDFDGASAPVQLSRDTVLDRLRPLLTDPGVLKVGQNIKDDLLILGQYDIEISPLDDSMLISYVLEAGLHGHGLDELAALHLSHKSITLKELQGSGQAQIAFDRVTIDKATQYACEAADMTLRLNRLLKPRLASEKLVTVYETLERPMPHVLTEMERAGIKVDAHVLNRLSNDFATRMAEYEIEIERLAGRPFNVNSPKQLGDILFDEMKLPGGKKGKTGAYTTSADVLEELADAGHDLPARILDYRQIAKLKSTYTDTLQAEINAKTDRIHTSYSLASTTTGRLSSNDPNLQNIPIRTEEGRKIRRAFVAEKGHKLIAADYSQIELRLLAHIAAIPQLQDAFAKGLDIHAMTASEVFGVPIEGMDPAVRRQAKAINFGIIYGISAFGLARQLGVPQREAQTYIANYFERFPGIRDYMDRTKAFARDHGFVTTLFGRRCHIQALREKVPAQRGFGERAAINAPIQGSAADIIRRAMIRMPAALDEAGLKARMLLQVHDELVFEVPENEIDASIPVIRQVMENAAKPVIDLSVPLVVDCGVGDNWDEAH; the protein is encoded by the coding sequence ATGAGCGCCCAGGACCCCCGTCATCTCTATCTCGTCGATGGATCGAGCTTCATTTTCCGCGCCTATCACGGCCTGCCGCCCCTGACGCGGCCGGATGGAACGCCGGTCAATGCGGTCTATGGCTTTGCCACCATGCTCTATAAGCTCCTTGAAGACAGCAAGGAAGCCGACCGGCCAAGCCATTTCGCCGTCATCCTCGACAAGGGGTCGCAAACCTTCCGCAACGGGCTTTACCCCGACTATAAGGCGAATCGTAGCGCTCCGCCCGACGATCTCATCCCGCAGTTCCCCATCGTGCGCGAGGCGGTGCAGGCCTTCAACCTGCCGATGATCGAACTCGCCGGGTTCGAAGCCGACGACATTATCGCAACCTATGCCACCGAAGCCCGCAAACAGGGCTTTGACGTCACCATCGTCTCGTCCGACAAGGACCTGATGCAATTGATCGGCCCCGGCGTCTCCATGTTCGACAGCATGAAGAACAAGCGCCTCGGCCCCACCGACGTCTTTGAAAAATTCGGCGTGCCGCCTGAAAAAGTGGTTGATGTGCAGGCGCTTGCCGGCGACAGCGTGGACAATATCCCGGGCGTTCCCGGCATCGGCGTCAAAACCGCGGCGCAGCTCATCACCGAATATGGCAGCCTTGAGGAGCTTCTGGCCCGCGCGGGCGAGATCAAACAACCGAAACGCCGCGAATCATTGCTCGCCAACGCCGATCTCGCGCGCATCAGCCTGCAGCTGGTGACGCTCAAGACCAATATGACGGACATTCCGCCACTCGCCGAACTGGCTGTGCGCGAGATCGAGGCCGGCCCCTTGCTGGCGTTTCTCGACGCTCAGGGGTTCAAGGCGCTCAAAGCCAAATTCGCCACCCATCTGGGCTCAGGCGCCCATGACCATCCGTCGGAAGAAAACGGGGCCGTCCCAGCCGAAATCCGTTACGAAACCGTAACAGATCTGGCCATCCTTGATGACTGGATCGCCCGCGCTCAAAGCGCCGGGACGCTGTCCCTCCGCACCAAGACCACGACCCTCAACACCATGCGGTCCGAACTTGTCGGTATTTCTCTGGCCGTCGAGCCCGGACAGGCTTGTTACATCCCGGTCGGTCACAACAACGGCAGCGCCGGTGGTGGCTTTGATTTCGATGGCGCCAGCGCCCCGGTGCAATTATCCCGCGATACGGTTCTGGACCGGCTGCGCCCGCTGCTCACCGATCCGGGCGTGCTCAAGGTCGGGCAGAACATCAAAGATGATCTGCTGATCCTTGGCCAATATGATATCGAGATCAGCCCGCTCGATGACAGCATGCTCATATCCTATGTGCTGGAGGCAGGACTCCACGGCCATGGCCTGGACGAACTCGCGGCCCTCCATCTCAGCCATAAGTCCATCACCCTCAAGGAACTGCAGGGCAGCGGCCAGGCTCAGATTGCCTTCGACCGCGTGACGATCGATAAGGCCACCCAATATGCCTGTGAAGCGGCGGATATGACGCTCAGGCTCAACCGGCTGCTGAAACCGCGCTTGGCCAGCGAAAAGCTTGTGACCGTTTACGAGACTCTCGAACGGCCCATGCCCCATGTGCTAACCGAGATGGAGCGCGCCGGGATCAAGGTTGATGCCCATGTGCTCAACCGGCTGTCCAATGACTTCGCCACCCGCATGGCCGAATATGAAATCGAGATCGAGCGCCTGGCCGGTCGGCCCTTCAATGTGAATTCGCCCAAGCAGCTTGGCGATATTCTGTTCGATGAAATGAAATTGCCGGGCGGCAAAAAGGGCAAGACCGGCGCCTATACCACAAGCGCCGATGTGCTTGAGGAACTCGCCGACGCGGGCCACGACCTGCCCGCCCGCATTCTCGACTATCGTCAGATCGCCAAGCTGAAAAGCACCTATACGGATACCCTGCAGGCGGAAATCAACGCGAAAACGGATCGCATTCACACGTCCTATTCGCTCGCGTCGACGACTACCGGGCGCTTGTCATCGAACGATCCCAATCTGCAGAATATCCCGATCCGCACCGAGGAAGGCCGTAAAATCCGCCGCGCCTTCGTGGCTGAAAAGGGCCATAAGCTGATCGCCGCCGATTACAGCCAGATCGAACTGCGGCTGCTTGCCCATATCGCCGCCATTCCGCAATTGCAGGACGCCTTCGCCAAGGGGCTCGACATTCATGCCATGACCGCCTCCGAAGTCTTCGGCGTGCCGATCGAAGGCATGGACCCGGCGGTGCGCCGTCAGGCCAAAGCGATCAATTTCGGCATCATCTATGGCATTTCCGCCTTCGGCCTCGCCCGTCAGCTAGGCGTGCCGCAGCGTGAAGCGCAAACCTATATCGCCAATTATTTCGAACGCTTCCCCGGCATCCGCGACTATATGGACCGCACCAAGGCCTTCGCCCGCGACCATGGCTTTGTCACCACCCTGTTCGGGCGGCGCTGCCATATCCAGGCCCTGCGCGAGAAAGTCCCGGCCCAACGCGGCTTTGGCGAACGCGCGGCCATCAACGCCCCCATCCAGGGTTCGGCCGCCGACATCATCCGCCGCGCCATGATCCGCATGCCCGCAGCCCTGGACGAGGCCGGACTGAAGGCACGCATGCTGTTGCAGGTGCATGACGAACTGGTGTTCGAAGTGCCCGAAAATGAAATCGACGCCAGCATTCCCGTCATCCGCCAGGTGATGGAGAATGCCGCAAAACCGGTCATCGATTTGAGCGTGCCCCTCGTGGTCGATTGCGGCGTCGGGGATAACTGGGACGAAGCCCATTGA